Proteins encoded by one window of Amaranthus tricolor cultivar Red isolate AtriRed21 chromosome 4, ASM2621246v1, whole genome shotgun sequence:
- the LOC130810676 gene encoding uncharacterized protein LOC130810676, giving the protein MERDDRFEAIEDKLDRLFAHLGIDNQNNRPPIPNPNCRPYEDRTIKIDLPEFDGISHDPSKYLEWERRMGEYFEFKETPPNQQFKIAKIKLTKSAAVWLESIQKQRFREERNRISTWDKLRKQMKRRYVPATYKQQLIVQLYAMKQGTRSVEDYLNEWERLYHLCDLHEPEENKVGKFIAGLREEFRERLMNTPDLTLQLATSIAMEIERQHKAANPQMRNNRTYTPRNTSAVTMPRKELPPSGPKPATPRTESNTKPQDIICFKCNGRGHYKRDCPNARAFTMKEWTDIRQNTNPKRLLVLKNGQEEELDPPSLSDGDGTFIRDEQGNWRPFEGDSEEEGEGELEKIPPEEEHLNLIIRRSFHNTPLSKKSDQRENIFQTKCKIQGKVCELIIDSGSEANCVSKQLVEELHLKTKAHPNPYKMKWLDTKASGSVKHQCPVVLTLGTYEDEVLCDVLDMDACHLLLGRPWQYDKRAIHNGYDNTYTIRHNGKRKEFLPLPPHRVVPPKPSKEHVQLMNRKECEREVQGTEELYLLVTKEVQDPTPIFAEMARLLEQYKDVFPTELPPGLPPFRGVEHQIDLLPGASLPNKPAYRTNPKEAQELQRQVEDLIKRGYVRESLSPCAVPTLLVPKKDGTWRMCIDSRSVNNITIKYRFPIPKIDDILDELGGSQWFSKVDLRSGYHQIRMKTGDEWKTAFKTKYGLYEWLVMPFGLTGAPSTFMRLMNEILRPFLGKFIVVYLDDILIYSKDIAAHLDHLQQLFEVLRKQRLYAKLEKCNFLLPEVSFLGYIVGKEGVKVDPIKVQAIQEWPTPTTLTQIRSFHGLASFYRRFIRGFSSVMAPITECTK; this is encoded by the coding sequence ATGGAAAGGGATGATAGGTTTGAAGCTATTGAGGATAAATTGGATAGGTTGTTCGCACATTTAGGGATCGATAATCAGAACAACAGACCACCAATACCAAACCCTAATTGTCGACCATATGAGGATCGGACCATTAAAATCGATCTTCCTGAGTTTGATGGCATATCACATGACCCCTCTAAGTACCTGGAATGGGAGAGAAGAATGGGAGAATACTTTGAATTTAAAGAAACACCCCCAAACCAACAATTTAAGATTGCCAAGATCAAACTAACCAAATCAGCTGCAGTTTGGTTAGAAAGCATTCAAAAACAAAGATTTAGGGAAGAAAGGAATAGGATTAGCACTTGGGACAAACTCAGGAAGCAAATGAAGAGGAGATATGTCCCAGCCACGTACAAGCAGCAACTGATTGTACAGTTGTATGCTATGAAACAGGGAACTAGGTCAGTAGAGGACTACCTGAATGAATGGGAGAGATTGTATCACCTTTGTGACCTTCATGAACCAGAGGAAAATAAAGTAGGAAAGTTCATAGCTGGATTAAGGGAAGAATTTAGGGAAAGGTTGATGAATACACCTGACCTTACACTACAACTTGCTACCTCTATAGCCATGGAGATTGAGAGACAACACAAGGCAGCAAACCCCCAAATGAGGAACAACAGGACCTATACCCCAAGGAACACTAGTGCTGTGACCATGCCTAGAAAGGAGTTACCACCCTCTGGACCTAAACCTGCTACCCCCAGAACAGAGTCAAACACTAAGCCACAGGACATCATTTGTTTTAAATGCAATGGGAGGGGACACTATAAGAGGGATTGTCCCAATGCAAGGGCGTTTACCATGAAAGAATGGACTGACATTAGGCAAAACACTAACCCTAAGAGACTCCTGGTGTTAAAGAATGGGCAGGAGGAAGAGTTAGACCCTCCCAGCCTAAGTGATGGTGATGGTACATTTATAAGAGATGAGCAGGGAAACTGGCGCCCTTTTGAAGGAGATTCTGAGGAGGAAGGAGAGGGAGAGCTGGAAAAAATTCCCCCTGAGGAAGAGCACTTGAACCTCATTATTAGAAGGAGCTTTCACAACACACCCTTGAGTAAAAAATCAGACCAAAGAGAGAATATCTTCCAAACAAAATGTAAAATACAGGGGAAGGTGTGTGAGttgattattgatagtgggAGTGAGGCAAATTGTGTCAGTAAGCAGTTAGTGGAGGAGTTACACCTAAAGACTAAGGCTCACCCTAATCCTTAtaaaatgaaatggttagacaccAAGGCTAGTGGTTCAGTAAAACATCAGTGCCCAGTAGTCTTGACTTTGGGAACATATGAGGATGAAGTTTTGTGTGATGTCTTAGATATGGATGCATGCCACCTCTTGCTAGGTAGACCCTGGCAATATGACAAGAGAGCCATACACAATGGTTATGACAACACTTACACTATTAGACACAATGGGAAGAGGAAAGAATTTTTACCCCTGCCCCCACACAGAGTAGTGCCACCTAAGCCCTCTAAGGAACATGTGCAGTTGATGAATAGAAAAGAGTGTGAAAGGGAAGTGCAGGGAACAGAAGAGCTGTATTTGTTAGTTACCAAAGAAGTACAAGATCCTACACCTATATTTGCTGAAATGGCTAGACTATTAGAACAATATAAGGATGTGTTTCCCACTGAGCTACCACCTGGATTACCACCATTCAGGGGGGTGGAACACCAAATTGACTTACTACCTGGGGCTAGTCTTCCTAACAAGCCTGCTTATAGGACTAATCCCAAAGAGGCCCAAGAATTACAGAGACAGGTAGAGGATTTGATAAAGAGGGGCTATGTCAGGGAGAGTTTGAGTCCTTGTGCAGTACCCACTCTACTTGTGCCTAAGAAGGATGGCACATGGAGAATGTGTATTGATAGTCGTAGTGTaaacaacataaccatcaagTATAGGTTCCCTATACCTAAGATTGATGACATATTGGATGAATTAGGGGGTTCTCAATGGTTTAGCAAGGTGGATCTCAGGAGTGGATACCACCAAATCAGGATGAAAAcaggggatgagtggaaaacagcCTTCAAAACCAAGTATGGGCTGTATGAGTGGCTtgttatgccctttggtttgaCAGGTGCTCCTAGCACTTTTATGCGCCTGATGAATGAGATTTTGAGACCTTTCCTAGGGAAGTTTATAGTTGTTTACCTAGATGACATACTCATCTACAGCAAGGATATAGCAGCCCATCTAGACCACCTCCAACAACTATTTGAAGTTCTAAGGAAACAGAGGTTGTATGCAAAGCTTGAAAAATGTAATTTCTTACTGCCTGAGGTTAGCTTCTTAGGGTATATTGTGGGCAAGGAGGGAGTCAAGGTAGACCCAATAAAAGTCCAAGCCATACAGGAGTGGCCCACACCCACAACACTCACACAAATTAGGTCTTTTCATGGGCTGGCCTCCTTCTATAGGAGGTTTATCAGGGGCTTCAGCTCTGTTATGGCACCCATAACAGAGTGCACGAAATAG